A stretch of DNA from Bacillota bacterium:
TCGCTCAGGCTAACGTACAGACGGAACAGTATCGCAATCGGCTTCTACAGCAAATACAGATGGAAAGAGACAGGATAGAGGCCATCCAGCGCGAGAAGACGCTGCTGACTTCAAAGGAGTATCTCAAATTCTATTCAATCCCGTAGCCGCCGGGCGGTGGGAGCCAGTGAGTTCCGCTTGTGCGTCGATGTCACTGGGGAAAGGGGCGATCACGTGAGGGCTGGCCACGTCGTGAGTATCGTTCTTGGAATCGCCTTGATCGCCCTGGCAATCACGGTTGCGCTCTCTGGTTCCCCTGTGACGAGATCCAGCGAGGGCCGCATTTCCCTGGCCCTGGCGGTTGGCCTGGGCGCCGTCATGCTGTTAACAACTTTGCTCCAGGTGGGGAAACGGCCGGCGGGTGCCAGCAAGCCCGGTGTTGGAGGAGGGATGGCTACCTCAACGGCTTCGCGCAGGTGCCCCCGCTGCGGCAGCGATCTTCTCGACGAGTACGTAGCGTGCCCTTACTGTGGTCTATCCCTGAAGGTTGAGTGCCCGGCCTGTGGAAAAGAACTGAAAAGCGAGTTTCTGCTCTGTCCCTTCTGCGGTCATAATCTGAAGGAACCGGGAACGAGTCGGGAACCTTTTCCTGTGCCTGCTCCGAAGACCCACGAGCAAGAGCCCCGCCCACGGGGTAGGAAGTACAGGGCCGGGATTACGGCGCTTGCGCTCGT
This window harbors:
- a CDS encoding zinc ribbon domain-containing protein; its protein translation is MSIVLGIALIALAITVALSGSPVTRSSEGRISLALAVGLGAVMLLTTLLQVGKRPAGASKPGVGGGMATSTASRRCPRCGSDLLDEYVACPYCGLSLKVECPACGKELKSEFLLCPFCGHNLKEPGTSREPFPVPAPKTHEQEPRPRGRKYRAGITALALVLVIGGGFAIVPEFIHRTVSPTENAALWSKAHAALFQFIGEGMKTFGQDEARPATPQELSSLSKHLDDFDRAVKKIARITPPPEQAIMHQALLPIYQEMRGHMAGIRDSLLSGDTLRAELEWNRLALLLDQVARVTEILTPGQSTAK